One segment of Solanum lycopersicum chromosome 1, SLM_r2.1 DNA contains the following:
- the LOC101245007 gene encoding pectinesterase-like: MHVSHISLANHLLAMAFTHSILVFFIIQSFFTASYAFGLSSDGICSITPFPNFCKTLLPPNNSIDIYDSGRLSIQLSFSTTNQIINSIIDFLDLNYLLLPKSTVSALHDCQYLLRLNADLLLNAADVAKKTNNSLENSEANDGETWLSATITNTQTCLEGLLDAPSVLPVANLITPLISKGSMMCSVSLALFKKGWNSGSGVGDYISVSMLKIRQKVVVNPDGSGNYISINDAIAAAPINSIEEEGYYQIYVVAGVYHEYVSITANKKYLMMVGDGIDKTIITGNRNVPDGWTTFNSATFAVDGQGFVAMNITFKNTAGAAKLQAVAVRNSADLSAFYYCSFEGYQDTLYTHSQRQFYKYCNIYGTIDFIFGNSAVVFQNCNIYPRLPLPGQFNAITAQGRTDINQNTGISIHKCTITPSIELASYSGTKPVRTYLGRPWKEYSRTVYTRSFLDSFIHPDGWSIWTNDFALSTLYYAEFKNDGPGSDTSKRVRWHGYRGEISYMDASSFTVSNFIFGNYWLPWTGVPYTGGLYL, translated from the exons ATGCATGTCTCTCATATAAGCCTAGCTAACCATCTGCTTGCCATGGCATTCACACATTCTATTCTTGTATTCTTCATAATTCAGTCCTTTTTCACTGCCTCTTATGCATTTGGTCTCTCTTCTGATGGAATTTGCAGCATCACCCCTTTTCCTAATTTTTGCAAAACTTTACTCCCTCCAAACAATTCTATTGACATCTATGACTCAGGAAGGCTCTCCATTCAGCTTTCCTTTTCAACAACTAATCAGATTATTAACTCAATTATTGATTTCCTTGATCTAAATTATCTATTACTCCCTAAAAGCACAGTGTCTGCTCTCCATGATTGTCAGTATCTACTTCGCTTAAACGCTGATTTATTATTAAATGCTGCTGATGTTGCAAAGAAAACGAATAACTCACTTGAGAATTCAGAAGCTAATGATGGTGAAACATGGCTTAGTGCAACTATTACTAATACACAAACTTGTTTGGAAGGTCTTCTAGATGCGCCTTCTGTTTTACCAGTTGCTAACCTGATTACACCTTTAATTTCTAAAG GTAGTATGATGTGTAGTGTGTCACTTGCACTTTTTAAGAAAGGGTGGAATTCAGGTTCTGGTGTAGGAGATTATATAAGTGTGAGTATGCTGAAAATTAGACAAAAAGTGGTGGTGAATCCAGATGGAAGTGGGAATTATATTAGTATCAACGACGCGATCGCAGCTGCGCCAATTAATAGCATAGAAGAGGAAGGCTATTACCAGATATATGTGGTCGCTGGTGTCTACCATGAGTATGTTTCCATTACTGCAAACAAGAAGTATTTGATGATGGTTGGAGATGGCATTGACAAAACTATAATCACTGGGAATCGAAATGTACCTGATGGATGGACAACTTTTAATTCTGCCACATTTG CTGTAGATGGGCAAGGATTTGTAGCAATGAACATTACATTTAAGAACACAGCAGGAGCAGCAAAGCTCCAAGCTGTAGCCGTTCGGAATAGCGCTGATCTATCTGCGTTCTACTACTGCAGCTTTGAAGGCTACCAAGACACACTTTACACACATTCTCAGAGACAATTCTACAAGTACTGTAATATCTACGGGACTATAGATTTCATTTTTGGGAATTCAGCTGTTGTTTTCCAAAACTGTAACATATATCCGCGTCTTCCATTGCCCGGTCAGTTTAATGCAATTACAGCACAGGGCAGAACAGATATTAACCAGAACACAGGCATATCCATCCACAAATGTACCATTACTCCGTCTATTGAGTTGGCCTCCTATAGTGGCACTAAACCAGTACGGACATATTTAGGAAGACCATGGAAGGAGTATTCGAGAACTGTTTATACGCGATCATTTTTGGATAGTTTTATTCATCCTGATGGTTGGTCGATTTGGACAAATGATTTCGCGCTGAGTACGTTGTATTATGCTGAATTTAAGAACGATGGTCCTGGATCAGACACCAGTAAAAGGGTCAGATGGCATGGTTATCGCGGTGAAATTAGTTATATGGATGCATCTTCTTTCACTGTCTCTAATTTCATATTCGGGAATTATTGGCTGCCTTGGACTGGAGTCCCTTACACTGGTGGTTTATATTTATAA